In Acropora muricata isolate sample 2 chromosome 13, ASM3666990v1, whole genome shotgun sequence, the DNA window gacgttgacgcatcacctcgtgagtttcacgaaaccgataacaaccgcacaaactttGCCGCCTCATTAGGCACTtcgcagtacttttcttttcgtcatatctggttttcgaaacttttatcccactaaaaattatcgcaaattattctttcctatttttcaaatgctttgtcattcgagcaaggcaaaagaagtttccagatctccggaaaattatcatcttttgcaaaaataacgaacaagaaaattgcccgccattttgaaaaacatagatgtgtgacgtgacgtcacactggtagtgatcagtcgaccaatgtttaccatagagacgccccctccctcctgggttatgtaaaaccaaagaaagccttaacaaaTCCAGCTATCTCACTGGTACGTTCTCGGACCTATTAAAATCTCCCTATAACTGAAGAATCTCTCTAGAACAACTTACGTTTCTGGGTGGCAGGGGAACTAACTCCTTGCTTGGCCTGACATATATCGGTTTGTTGCTATGAAACACTCGACTTAAAGTTGCACCATTTAAATCCTGGCCAGGAGCTAATGTGGGCTTTGACAAACTGGTGTGAACGGAGTACAAAATTTCCAAGTCTACATCGATTGGTAGGGTGTATTGCAGAGCATTTCGTATGCCCAGTTCTACATCAATTGCTGTCCATTCCTTCCTGAATTGAAAAGCATTAATTATGTGACCTTTCTCTTGCAACGTTACTTTGGTTGATTGACGCGGAACTTCTTTAGCCTTTGGCCCAGATAGCAAAATTATATCGCGAGAGAACGGGCCAGAAGGAACTGAACTTGCTGCACGCCTTTTGCCTCTTCTGCTGTCTCCTACACTCTGCCATCGCGATCTGTTATTCGTACGCTGATTGGAAAAGTTCATTCTCATTTAATACAAAGGCGCTGAATTTTGGCTTTGTGGCACTGTGGGAGGCGGTCCAGACTGCACAGGAGCTGAAGCGGTGGAAGTACTTGAACTGGAATTGCGATTTGAGGATCTTCCGAAGACACGTCTGATCTCCGTTTCTGTATCTTCATTTTGCTCCCTTCTTGACCTGATTTGGTTGTTGCTGTTTTCCTGTGCATCCAAAGCATCGGAAAGTTCACCTACTCTATCAATCAACTGCGATAGAATCTCTCTAGATTTTGTTCCTTGCAATTCCCTACCGGCCGCCATAATGTGTGTCTCTGTAAATCACGTGATTATCTAAGGCGGGAAATACCAACAAGGAATGAAGACAAACATCTCTGCTCTCGCCTTGAATTGAAAAATGTCGACAGATCTCGAAAAAAATCTTGactagaaaaaaattaaaatctcgacttgaatgGAAATATCTTGGCATGAAAAAATTCacgacaggaaaaaaaatctcgacttgcgATAAAATTCTCGACGAGggaaaaaattctcgacttgcGATAAAAATCTCGacgagagaaaaaaattctcgacttgcGATAAAAATCTCCACGTGAGGAAAAATTTTCGACTTGAGATAAaaatctcgacatgaaaaaaaaactcgaCTTGAATTAAAACATCTcaaattgaataaaaaagatCTCGACTTGAATTTTGAAACCCTCGCCTTGAAAAAAGAGTTCCTAACTCGGATAAAAAAATCTCGAAACAGAAAAATCTCGACCACTTTTGTCCAGTATGGCTTGCCAtagagctcgcgttgtcgtcagaacctcaaatgtgaaaatttcacgtcgtcgtttctcagactacgtcaaaacattgcagcaAAATGCGTGCCGTCGTActtgcagcacgattgtttttcttcattcaaccaatcaaatcattgatttgtggcgttgttgacGTTGCTGTcatcaaatcttaaactccttaTTATTAAGCAGTTACCGTCATTGTTACTAGAATTTTCTAGACCTCTCTCAAAACTCCTCGTGACGAAAATCATCTATTTGATTTGCTCTTCATTtatgttcaatttgttttgttcttacACAACTGTCAACATCAAGTTAATCcataaaaaaatatcaagaatTGTAATTGAaacttgaattatttttttttaacttttagcgaCGAACAATCGTTCTGTCGGCGCCTGCTTTCATGCACTGGAAAAAATCATCGATTCTTAATTAGCTTTGTCGCACATACTTCAGCCGATTGTGAGTTTGATTTCTGTAGAATTTGTCCATTGTGACAGCTTTTTGCACTTTTCTGTCTCCGTCAAATGTTTGGTAAATTCGCAAATCACGGGGTCGCGAGTCAAGTGATTTTTACTACCTCTATTCGCATGTTGctgttgtctttgtttttgtccTGTGCTGATCTGAAATCCATCTCAGTATCGATGACAACTCGTTGCGTCATAATTTCAAAGTTGCGATcgaacgaaaaacagttgactTCACTTGTCAGCTAAATCATTTAACCTGTGTTCACCTCTTATGAAGCATTTTTCAAGGTAAAATATCTGTTTTTATTTAGGGATTGTAGATTTTTCAATAGAGCATATAACATTTTCACATGTCCTTCGTTAAATGAGAGGTAAAATTTCGTTTGTTATATGAGAGATAAAATTTCCTTCAAGCCTGGATGCCTTGATAAAACTTTAAGAAGCCGCAGCGGTTGGTTAGTTGGGAATTCAAAGAAGCTTTCTGGGAGATATTGAGTAAATTAGCGTACATTTTAGCGAGTTTTAAATAACGATCAGCAGATTCAAGTGTCAAAAATCTCCGACGCCGAAAATCTGCGGCCCGAATTGTCTTAACTAAAAGGTTCAGTTTGGTTCTGCCATCACCAAAGACTTAGCAATTCCAAGCTGATGGAGTTAAACGTTGGAATACAAGTTTTCTTGAATTCGTCGCAAAATGGTTATGCAATCGCGGAAGCCATTAGTGACGGAACTGCAATTTTCGTGCGTTCAACGTATGGACCAACTTTGGAGCAACAAACAGCGgcttttaaagttttgaaaatcttgttttaCTCCATCATCTTACTGGGCAGTACTATGGGAAATGGACTGGTTATCTTCATCATCGCCAGCAACTCGCAAATGCGTTCGTCatcaaacattttaattttgaacttAGCGGTATGTGATTTCATCACACCTGTTTTCAGTATTCCATTCCATTTCGTGCTTGAAGAAAACGAGAATGTTTGGTTTCTTGGAAATGCTACGTGTAAAATTCTCTGGCCATCCACAGAGATGACTTCCACTTCTGCCGCTCTGACCCTGGCGAGTATTTCCCTGGATCGCTATCGTACAATAATGCACCCATTTAAATCTCGCTTGACAATACTACAAATCAAATGGATTATTGGagcaatttatttcttttcttttcttattatcAGTCCATATTTCTTCACGCTTTCGTTAGATGGGCTCAAGTGTCGGGAAATTTGGCCCAGTGTGGTCTATAAAAAATTTTACACTTTAACTCTTGCTGTGTTGCAATACTTTGCTCCACTTTCATTCATGGTGGCAATGTACACGTTGGCTTTGAAACATCTGTACGTTACAGCTGACAAAACAAGCCGAGGTAAAACGCAAAATGAAAAAGCTGTTATAAACAATAGTGAAATGGTTAATGCCATCGCGTCGCCAGACCTtggaaaatcaagaaaaatgtcaTCCACACCTCGTCTAATACGAAAGCTATCATCAACAATGCGAAGAGGAACGAATGAAGCGAACAAGCGAGCAACAAAAATGTTTCTCGCCATAGTTGTTGTATTTACAATATGTATGGTTCCAAACCAAGCCTTGAAGATCTGGCTGGACTTTTCTGGCGTTAAAGCAACCTCAGCGTTTTTGAAAGCTGTTATCATTGGGTGTCGTTTGTTAACTTATTCTAACAGCGTTTGCAATCCTGTTATTTATGCTGTTTTCAGCCGAGATTTTAGAAGGGGGTTCGAAAACGTGTTGAAAAAGGTATTTTGCATCTGCAGTCATTGTGAGTCAAGTTCTCTTCGCACCAAAGAAGCCGTAGAACTCATCGAGAAATTGAAAGGAGCCGTTTATAGTGATGAAATGATAGAAGAACGGAGGAAGATGGCAGTTGCGGCGAAAAGACACGCGCCGGCGGCACAATATGTAACAGGTGTATGACAATAGCGACGAACAATGCCGGCACAAGAGCTTGATCAACCGATATTTCTCATTCATGCATTAAAATACTAGCTTTTTCGGCTTGGAGCACTAATCTGACGCGCGCGTGACTGACGAGACGCGCGAGTGCCGAACACGCGATCTTCACGCGCTTCGTAACCTGCTCTCCGTGAAAAGATGTTCTTATCATGTTCTTTGATGTTAAAATGATTTAACAGCCGGCTGTCGGGCTTTATCACCTCGAGCCTTTTGCTTGTATCGGTGAATTATCATGAGTTAAGTaagaaataaagaagcctaaggcGTGCATTGCTCTGAGATAAAACAAGActggcatttgagaacacgaagggaATGTAGGAAATACAAGCCACGGCACATTTCTCGAGTCTCAGGCTGAGATAATTACCCGTTCAAGAAGCATGACCAACATCAAAACTTCTTCTGATCTTTCTTGCCAAGCAAAGGCATCAGTTTTGAAAGCTCTCATTATACGAAATCAATTAAAGAAGTGAGTGTGAGTTCTTCACGATGAAGAGGTAATCATCTCTCTCAGTGAGAGAGCTCATTAGGGGTAAAAACTTACACACGAAGGACGAACTTGATCGTGATTTTCTTTCAAGGCagttcattttctttcaagaaaacTTTCGTTATTTTCGTGACGTATGTGCAGCAAATTCGAAGTATCCGGTCATGCGGTGATCGAGGTGCACTAAATTCAATACTTATATTGATTTTAGCCTAGAAAATCCATTCCCACACAGTAATTTCGCATCCCATGAGGTCAGCAAATACGTGTCAACATATCAtgca includes these proteins:
- the LOC136895815 gene encoding galanin receptor 2a-like; protein product: MELNVGIQVFLNSSQNGYAIAEAISDGTAIFVRSTYGPTLEQQTAAFKVLKILFYSIILLGSTMGNGLVIFIIASNSQMRSSSNILILNLAVCDFITPVFSIPFHFVLEENENVWFLGNATCKILWPSTEMTSTSAALTLASISLDRYRTIMHPFKSRLTILQIKWIIGAIYFFSFLIISPYFFTLSLDGLKCREIWPSVVYKKFYTLTLAVLQYFAPLSFMVAMYTLALKHLYVTADKTSRGKTQNEKAVINNSEMVNAIASPDLGKSRKMSSTPRLIRKLSSTMRRGTNEANKRATKMFLAIVVVFTICMVPNQALKIWLDFSGVKATSAFLKAVIIGCRLLTYSNSVCNPVIYAVFSRDFRRGFENVLKKVFCICSHCESSSLRTKEAVELIEKLKGAVYSDEMIEERRKMAVAAKRHAPAAQYVTGV